A window of Ruania suaedae contains these coding sequences:
- a CDS encoding LacI family DNA-binding transcriptional regulator has product MTIRKQPTVYDVAALADVSIATVSRVLRGPQTVRESTRQRVLSAVRELGYVPSASARGLAGRRTKVLGLLLPGETEREPIPPMASTSSEVAFVDDRGDTPAPTPANLYFDEIIRGAEDAAWRAGYALMITAGRGMSRGVVLDDVAGRVDGLAVLASTLEDALVVKAATRLPLVVLAGMTPTDVDRVVVDNRGGMQALVRHVLAVKPSGPVLYLDGPRSSPDAAARARGFEDAVRGREDVHHAPAEFTEAGGRAAVAQFLTRERPGAVIAANDQSALGALAALSEAGVRVPEKTVVTGFDGIHAGRYSSPRLTTVRQPMAQLGEAAVETILQRLEHRDRPPQAIELPVDVLLRESCPPRR; this is encoded by the coding sequence ATCACGATCCGCAAGCAGCCGACCGTCTATGACGTCGCTGCCCTCGCCGACGTCTCCATCGCGACCGTCTCCCGTGTCCTCCGCGGCCCCCAGACGGTTCGCGAGTCGACGCGCCAACGGGTGCTCTCGGCGGTGCGTGAGCTCGGCTACGTGCCCAGCGCCAGCGCCCGCGGGCTGGCCGGGCGCCGGACCAAGGTGCTCGGACTGCTGCTCCCGGGCGAGACCGAGCGCGAACCGATCCCCCCGATGGCCTCGACCTCCTCCGAGGTCGCCTTCGTCGACGACCGCGGTGACACCCCGGCGCCGACCCCTGCCAACCTCTACTTCGACGAGATCATCCGCGGTGCGGAGGATGCCGCCTGGCGAGCGGGGTACGCGCTGATGATCACCGCCGGGCGTGGGATGAGCCGTGGCGTGGTGCTCGATGACGTCGCCGGGCGCGTCGACGGGCTCGCGGTGCTCGCCTCCACCCTGGAGGACGCCCTGGTGGTCAAGGCTGCCACCCGCCTGCCGCTGGTGGTCCTCGCGGGGATGACACCCACGGACGTGGACCGCGTGGTCGTGGACAACCGCGGCGGCATGCAGGCGCTCGTCCGGCACGTGCTCGCCGTCAAGCCTTCCGGGCCCGTGCTCTACCTGGACGGCCCCCGGTCCTCACCGGACGCCGCGGCGCGGGCCCGGGGCTTCGAGGACGCCGTCCGCGGGCGCGAGGACGTGCACCACGCCCCGGCCGAGTTCACCGAGGCCGGCGGGCGCGCTGCCGTGGCGCAGTTCCTGACCCGGGAGCGCCCCGGTGCGGTCATCGCCGCCAACGATCAGAGCGCGCTCGGCGCCCTCGCCGCCCTGAGCGAGGCGGGGGTGCGAGTGCCGGAGAAGACCGTGGTGACCGGATTCGACGGGATCCACGCCGGGCGGTACAGCTCCCCCCGCCTGACCACCGTGCGCCAGCCGATGGCGCAGCTGGGCGAGGCGGCGGTGGAGACGATCCTGCAGCGCCTCGAGCACCGCGACCGGCCACCGCAGGCCATCGAGCTACCCGTGGACGTGCTCTTGCGCGAGAGCTGTCCACCGCGCCGCTGA
- a CDS encoding FAD-dependent oxidoreductase produces MERQADIAVIGGGLGGVSAALAALRSGRTVVMTDPTRWLGGQLTSQLVPLDEHRFIETDGANRSYRVLRDGMRDYYRRHYPLTESARAEPHLNPGDAWVSPVCLDPRVGVAVIEELLAPYRSSGRLTVLMETEPIAVETDGDRVTTVRVRSAHGHESTLRAPYILDATELGDLLPLGGIEHVSGRESQEQTGEPGAWPTADPTDMQGVSWCFAIDHMAGEDHTIERPEDYDYWRDLRPPQLDGRKILSFGEPVKADGTPGRVYTFTPNLDGDVIDLDHRNMGLHPELWNYRRIAARKNFAPGFYPSDVVIVNWPMNDYVGGPLFGVDDAADHWKAAKALSRSMLYWLQTDAPRPDGGTGWPGIRLRPDVAGTADGFAMHPYVRESRRILARKTIVEQEISTTYRGESGSARYPDSVGTGHYFWIDRHHTTGDGRGAGGTPHPFEIPLGALIPRRVRNLLPAAKNIGTTQITNGAYRLHPVEWSVGEAVGALAAYCLEHGTEPHAVADDDAATEAFQHDLTRRGVQLRWDPSKRW; encoded by the coding sequence GTGGAACGTCAGGCAGACATCGCCGTCATCGGAGGCGGGCTGGGCGGAGTCTCCGCCGCGCTCGCCGCACTTCGCTCAGGCCGGACCGTGGTGATGACCGATCCCACCCGGTGGCTGGGTGGCCAGCTCACCAGTCAACTGGTTCCCCTCGACGAACACCGATTCATCGAGACCGACGGCGCCAACAGGTCCTACCGGGTGCTGCGCGACGGAATGCGCGACTACTACCGCCGGCACTATCCGCTCACCGAGTCGGCCAGAGCCGAGCCCCACCTGAACCCGGGTGACGCCTGGGTCAGCCCGGTGTGTCTCGACCCCCGCGTCGGCGTGGCCGTGATCGAGGAGCTGCTCGCCCCGTACCGCAGCTCCGGACGCCTGACAGTACTGATGGAGACCGAGCCCATCGCCGTGGAGACCGACGGCGATCGGGTGACCACGGTTCGCGTGCGCTCGGCGCACGGCCACGAGAGCACACTGCGCGCCCCCTACATCCTCGACGCCACCGAGCTCGGTGATCTACTGCCGCTGGGCGGGATCGAGCACGTCAGCGGGCGCGAGTCCCAGGAACAGACCGGCGAGCCGGGCGCGTGGCCGACGGCCGACCCCACCGATATGCAGGGCGTGTCATGGTGCTTCGCCATCGACCACATGGCCGGCGAGGACCACACCATCGAGCGACCCGAGGACTACGACTACTGGCGCGACCTACGCCCGCCGCAGCTCGACGGGCGCAAGATCCTCAGTTTCGGCGAGCCGGTGAAGGCGGACGGCACTCCCGGGCGCGTGTACACGTTCACACCGAACCTCGATGGCGACGTCATCGATCTGGATCACCGGAACATGGGTCTGCATCCCGAGCTCTGGAACTACCGGCGGATCGCGGCCCGTAAGAACTTCGCGCCCGGGTTCTACCCCAGCGATGTCGTGATCGTAAACTGGCCCATGAACGACTACGTCGGCGGGCCTCTTTTCGGGGTCGACGACGCCGCCGACCACTGGAAGGCGGCCAAGGCGCTGAGCCGCTCGATGCTGTACTGGCTGCAGACGGACGCGCCCCGCCCCGACGGCGGCACCGGATGGCCCGGAATCCGTCTGCGCCCGGACGTGGCCGGGACCGCGGACGGCTTCGCGATGCACCCCTACGTCCGGGAGTCCCGCCGGATCCTGGCCCGCAAGACGATCGTGGAGCAGGAGATCTCCACCACCTACCGGGGTGAGAGCGGATCGGCGAGGTACCCCGACAGCGTCGGGACCGGCCACTACTTCTGGATCGACCGCCACCACACCACCGGCGACGGCCGGGGTGCCGGCGGCACGCCACACCCCTTCGAGATCCCCCTCGGCGCCCTCATCCCGCGACGCGTGCGCAACCTCCTCCCGGCGGCGAAGAACATCGGCACCACCCAGATCACGAACGGCGCCTACCGCCTCCACCCGGTCGAATGGTCGGTGGGCGAGGCGGTCGGTGCCCTGGCGGCCTACTGCCTCGAGCACGGGACCGAGCCGCACGCCGTGGCCGATGACGACGCTGCCACCGAGGCGTTCCAGCACGACCTCACCCGCCGCGGGGTCCAGCTCCGTTGGGACCCATCCAAGCGCTGGTAG
- a CDS encoding LacI family DNA-binding transcriptional regulator has protein sequence MAERAARRKKPSLAEVATATGVSISTVSKVANGSADVSDVTRERVERILKERGYVATRKRRGSMTPVAMLARDVHSPYTLDVLRGAIEAAARAQIDLSVSIYPDDAGDLGWIDELHAAGRRGVIAITSVLNDAQRTRFAEHRLPLVVIDPLSNPDEETYSVGATNWAGGMAAAEHLLELGHRRIAVLGGLPEAMASVARISGFRAAMNAADVPHSAGSVLDGDFTYDSGLDFGLRLLERDEPPTAIIASSDFQALGVIEAARRRGVRVPEDLSVIGFDDLIMAQMSSPPLTSVRQPLDQMGATAVETVAALLSGVTTRPRRTELATRLVVRGSTGPVRTD, from the coding sequence ATGGCGGAGCGTGCAGCACGGCGGAAGAAGCCGTCCTTGGCCGAGGTGGCCACGGCGACCGGGGTGTCGATCTCCACGGTCTCGAAGGTGGCCAACGGCAGTGCCGATGTCTCCGACGTCACGCGCGAACGGGTGGAGCGGATCCTCAAGGAACGCGGGTACGTCGCCACTCGGAAGCGGCGCGGGTCGATGACCCCGGTCGCGATGCTCGCCCGTGACGTGCACTCGCCGTACACCTTGGATGTGCTCCGCGGTGCGATCGAGGCCGCGGCACGCGCACAGATCGACCTGAGTGTGTCGATCTATCCCGATGATGCCGGCGATCTCGGCTGGATCGACGAGCTCCATGCGGCCGGTCGCCGCGGGGTGATCGCGATCACGTCCGTGCTGAACGATGCCCAGCGGACACGTTTCGCCGAGCATCGCCTGCCCCTGGTGGTGATCGACCCGCTCAGCAACCCGGACGAGGAGACCTACAGCGTCGGCGCGACGAACTGGGCGGGTGGGATGGCTGCCGCCGAGCATCTGCTCGAGCTCGGCCATCGGCGCATCGCGGTCCTCGGCGGGCTCCCCGAGGCGATGGCCAGCGTCGCTCGTATCTCCGGTTTCCGCGCTGCGATGAACGCCGCCGACGTGCCGCACTCGGCGGGTTCGGTGCTCGATGGCGACTTCACCTACGACTCCGGCCTCGACTTCGGCCTGCGCCTGCTCGAACGGGACGAGCCGCCGACGGCGATCATCGCCTCGTCCGACTTCCAGGCGCTCGGCGTGATCGAGGCCGCGCGCCGGCGGGGCGTGCGCGTGCCGGAGGATCTCAGCGTGATCGGATTCGACGACCTCATCATGGCCCAGATGTCCTCTCCGCCGCTGACCTCCGTACGCCAGCCGCTGGACCAGATGGGCGCCACCGCGGTGGAGACCGTGGCCGCGCTGCTCAGTGGCGTCACGACCCGGCCGCGCCGGACGGAACTGGCCACCAGGCTGGTGGTCCGGGGGTCCACGGGGCCGGTGCGCACCGACTGA
- a CDS encoding ABC transporter substrate-binding protein: MAAGSLVLAACSGSEGDSSAGPVDLRMVMWSANDAHHEVFNQIGAAYVEENPDVVSSISFEPLTGSSYVNALTTQIAGGDAPDLAWISEANAAQFVQSGVLHNLSPAFESSEGYAVDDLLDGAFDVWSQDENIYGYPFSNSPFGIFVNRDLVSAAGEPDPRELMADEEWTWDSLMAVAAQVAQEEGQAGFEPSASPYAGWNDALGAMWLSWGASPWSADGTECTMNSPEMVEFFDWFHHHVFETGAVPGPGEEFDFASGQVAFKLAQLSSSGALDDSFEWDFLPLPAGPAGSVPVVGQGGVGVVARGENPEIAADFLAYFTNPQNSELLAQFFPPPRSSVLTVETLSAAAPSLTEQQIEETVIAQSVDAVTKVGHVRMSELADPVRVGLDSLWTADGDAQSVLDQVCEDIAPVLESE, encoded by the coding sequence GTGGCCGCTGGATCGCTGGTACTGGCTGCGTGCTCGGGCAGCGAAGGTGACTCATCGGCGGGTCCGGTCGACCTGCGCATGGTGATGTGGAGCGCGAACGACGCCCACCACGAGGTCTTCAACCAGATCGGCGCGGCCTACGTCGAGGAGAACCCCGATGTGGTCAGCTCGATCAGTTTCGAGCCGCTCACGGGCAGCAGCTACGTGAACGCGCTGACCACGCAGATCGCCGGCGGGGACGCACCTGACCTGGCCTGGATCTCCGAGGCCAACGCCGCGCAGTTCGTGCAGAGCGGGGTGCTGCACAACCTGAGCCCCGCCTTCGAGTCGAGCGAGGGCTATGCGGTGGACGACCTGCTCGACGGGGCGTTCGACGTGTGGAGTCAGGACGAGAACATCTACGGCTACCCCTTCTCGAACAGTCCGTTCGGCATCTTCGTCAACCGCGATCTCGTCAGCGCAGCCGGTGAACCGGACCCGCGGGAGCTGATGGCGGACGAGGAGTGGACCTGGGACTCGCTCATGGCCGTGGCCGCGCAGGTCGCCCAGGAGGAGGGACAGGCGGGCTTCGAACCGTCGGCATCGCCCTACGCGGGCTGGAACGACGCGCTCGGCGCCATGTGGCTGTCCTGGGGCGCCTCGCCCTGGAGTGCCGACGGGACCGAGTGCACGATGAACTCCCCGGAGATGGTGGAGTTCTTCGACTGGTTCCACCACCACGTCTTCGAGACCGGCGCGGTCCCGGGCCCTGGCGAGGAGTTCGACTTTGCCTCCGGTCAGGTGGCCTTCAAGCTGGCGCAGCTCAGCTCCTCCGGAGCGCTCGATGACTCCTTCGAGTGGGACTTCCTCCCGCTCCCTGCCGGGCCTGCGGGGTCGGTTCCCGTGGTGGGCCAGGGTGGCGTCGGTGTGGTGGCGCGTGGGGAGAACCCGGAGATCGCCGCGGACTTCCTCGCCTACTTCACCAATCCGCAGAACTCCGAGCTGCTGGCCCAGTTCTTCCCGCCGCCGCGCTCCTCGGTCCTCACGGTGGAGACTCTCTCCGCTGCGGCACCGTCGCTGACCGAGCAGCAGATCGAGGAGACGGTCATCGCACAGAGTGTGGACGCCGTGACCAAGGTGGGACACGTGCGGATGAGTGAGCTCGCCGACCCCGTGCGCGTGGGTCTGGACAGCCTCTGGACGGCCGACGGAGATGCGCAGAGCGTGCTCGACCAGGTGTGCGAGGACATCGCCCCGGTGCTCGAGTCCGAGTGA
- a CDS encoding carbohydrate ABC transporter permease: MIGYAFIAPAVLGVLGLGLVPFGFVLWYSLHDWNPLVGDFTWVGGENFLRLLTDETVWASLVTTIQFAAMLMVFNVALAMALALLLNQRLPGTTTFRTFFFSPVIVSTVAWVLVWSYLVAANGGINGVLAMIGLEGPNWLRESSWALVTVVVIQVFKGVGMNMILFLAALQNVPAELKEAARIDGARPTRVFRSITLPLMTPTILLVVMVTTFGAMDVFVPIQILTQGGPGRSTTVISYLLYRTAFEQQDFGYASTIGVLIFVVALTLAALQWSTRKRWVHDEV; the protein is encoded by the coding sequence ATGATCGGGTACGCCTTCATAGCTCCGGCTGTGCTCGGCGTACTCGGTCTGGGCCTGGTGCCCTTCGGCTTCGTCCTCTGGTATAGCCTGCACGACTGGAACCCGCTGGTGGGCGACTTCACCTGGGTGGGAGGCGAGAACTTCCTCCGCCTGCTCACCGACGAGACGGTCTGGGCCTCGCTGGTCACCACCATCCAGTTCGCCGCGATGCTCATGGTGTTCAACGTGGCGCTCGCGATGGCTCTCGCCCTGTTGCTGAACCAGCGACTGCCCGGGACGACGACCTTCCGGACGTTCTTCTTCTCGCCGGTGATCGTCTCCACGGTGGCCTGGGTGCTCGTCTGGAGCTACCTCGTGGCAGCGAACGGTGGCATCAACGGGGTGCTCGCCATGATCGGCCTGGAAGGACCGAACTGGTTGCGGGAGTCCTCCTGGGCACTCGTCACCGTCGTGGTGATCCAGGTCTTCAAGGGCGTCGGGATGAACATGATCCTGTTCCTCGCCGCTCTGCAGAACGTTCCCGCCGAGCTGAAGGAAGCCGCGCGGATCGACGGCGCTCGACCCACCCGGGTCTTCCGTTCGATCACACTGCCGCTCATGACCCCCACGATCCTGCTGGTGGTGATGGTGACGACCTTCGGTGCCATGGACGTCTTCGTCCCGATCCAGATCCTCACGCAGGGTGGCCCGGGGCGCTCGACGACGGTGATCTCGTACCTGCTGTACCGCACCGCCTTCGAACAGCAGGACTTCGGCTACGCCTCGACCATCGGCGTCCTGATCTTCGTGGTGGCGCTCACGCTGGCCGCCCTTCAGTGGAGCACGCGAAAGAGGTGGGTCCACGATGAAGTCTGA
- a CDS encoding carbohydrate ABC transporter permease: MVLYSLLTILSIPFLYPMVWMIFAAFKPASEFFALPPRILPQEWTLEGVSRIFTVTPFAQQYLNSLYLAAVITIGSIAVGALAGYGFARIRFPFAGKLFLVLMSGMMIPGEVTIIPVFRWVTELGLMNTHVPLIVLPIFGPATVIGVFIFRQYFLSLPAELEEAARLDGLGRLGIFARIAFPLAGPAVAAVAIMKFLAAFNMYFEPLIFLRSEELFPVGLGLTRYQDGYGEPLYNTQIGATALTVIPVLIVFLFAQRQFVEGLSRTGLKG, translated from the coding sequence GTGGTGCTGTACAGCCTGCTGACCATCCTGTCGATCCCGTTCCTGTATCCGATGGTCTGGATGATCTTCGCCGCCTTCAAGCCGGCATCCGAGTTCTTCGCGCTCCCGCCGCGCATCCTCCCGCAGGAATGGACGTTGGAGGGTGTCTCGAGAATCTTCACCGTCACGCCGTTCGCGCAGCAGTATCTCAACTCCCTCTATCTCGCCGCGGTGATCACCATCGGCTCGATCGCGGTCGGGGCACTCGCCGGCTATGGTTTCGCCCGGATCCGGTTCCCTTTCGCGGGCAAACTCTTCCTGGTGCTGATGTCCGGGATGATGATCCCGGGCGAGGTCACCATCATCCCGGTGTTCCGGTGGGTCACCGAACTGGGCCTGATGAACACCCACGTCCCGCTGATCGTGCTCCCGATCTTCGGGCCGGCCACGGTCATCGGTGTCTTCATCTTCCGCCAGTACTTCCTGTCCCTCCCCGCCGAGCTGGAGGAGGCCGCCCGGCTGGACGGACTGGGCCGGCTCGGGATCTTCGCCAGGATCGCGTTCCCCCTGGCGGGCCCGGCGGTGGCCGCGGTGGCCATCATGAAGTTCCTCGCCGCGTTCAACATGTACTTCGAACCGCTCATCTTCCTGCGTAGCGAGGAGCTGTTCCCGGTCGGGCTCGGGTTGACGCGGTATCAGGACGGCTATGGCGAACCGCTGTACAACACGCAGATCGGAGCCACGGCGCTGACCGTGATCCCCGTCCTGATCGTCTTCCTCTTCGCCCAGAGGCAGTTCGTGGAGGGCCTCTCCCGGACCGGCCTGAAGGGCTGA